From Echinicola soli, a single genomic window includes:
- a CDS encoding JAB domain-containing protein, which produces MDTQNRKIVPNKVAEIVLSYQPHVKLFEVLKITSSKEAYDVLLENWDESKLQFVEQFKVMLLNRSNRVLGVVDVSTGGTSGTVADPKIIFAAAVKSNSSGMILAHNHPSGNRFPSNTDNNLTERMVNLGKLMELPVLDHIIVTSESYYSYADEGRAIKALPIVFVPSYLFLKIIRY; this is translated from the coding sequence ATGGATACCCAAAACAGAAAAATCGTTCCCAACAAAGTAGCCGAAATCGTCCTTAGTTACCAACCTCATGTCAAACTTTTTGAGGTTCTTAAAATCACCTCTTCCAAAGAAGCCTATGACGTGCTTTTAGAAAACTGGGATGAGTCAAAACTGCAGTTCGTAGAACAGTTTAAAGTGATGTTGCTTAACCGTTCTAACAGAGTTCTTGGAGTCGTTGATGTCTCAACAGGTGGGACCTCTGGAACTGTTGCAGATCCAAAAATCATTTTTGCAGCTGCGGTAAAATCGAATAGCTCAGGAATGATTTTGGCTCACAACCATCCTTCAGGAAACCGATTTCCAAGCAATACCGATAACAACTTAACTGAACGAATGGTCAACCTAGGTAAATTGATGGAATTGCCGGTTCTAGATCATATAATCGTCACAAGTGAATCCTATTATTCCTATGCTGATGAAGGGAGGGCTATAAAGGCCCTTCCTATTGTATTTGTTCCCTCATATTTGTTTTTAAAAATAATAAGGTATTAG